A region of the Myripristis murdjan chromosome 10, fMyrMur1.1, whole genome shotgun sequence genome:
GATTTCAGATTTGATTGTATCAGCCTCTGCAGTGGACTGGGCCTTTTGCTCTGTTGTAGATTTTTCAGTATTGGGTACCAGTGCAGCTCTGTCAGACCTGGACTCTGATACTGTGGTGTAATTCTCAGGCACTGTCTCAGAGCAGGCTCGGTCTGTTGCGattgctgcctctgctgccttTGCCTGTCTGATGCTGTGGATCTCCTTAGCATCCATGGCAATGAAGAAGACATCTGCTGCCACAAATAAACCAGCGAGCACACCTCCTGCTACCTCTGCTACACGAACTGCCCTGGCTGTCTGTGCAGCCACCTTGCCAATGTTCATCACTTGAATCAATCTGACCAGTTCAGCAACACCAGCCAGGCCTCTCCCGGCTCTGAGGCCAAGCCTTGCCAACATTTCTTGGCTGACAATGCTTCCTTCAGAGTCAGCTGAGTCACAGTTCCTACGGAGCAACTCTAAACCCTCACTGATCTCCTGGACCCACATGACCACAGCTTCAATTTTCTCCTGAAACTCTTGAATGATCCTTCGAATAGTTTTACGATCAGAGGATTGGTTAACCATGTTAGTGATATTTGAGACACCAGCGGTGAGCccaccagctgctgccaccCCTATACCAACCCCGGTGACCACAAGGGAGGCTCCCAAAGTGAAGGGAGTCAAAATCAGGCCCACTATGGATGTAATCCCCCCCGCTGCACCAATCACTCCCCCTGTCAGACTGCCAATGGTGGTTCCCTGGTGCACTCGCTCCAAACCGTCCGCCACAGTTCTCAGCTTGTCCAAGTTGGTCTGAAGTTCCTTCACAGTTTCTTTGCTCTGTCCAagaaacatagaaaaaaaaataatggacaAAGGTTGACAAAAGAATAAGTAGATCTAgaaaatgtcaatttttttcagcTGTGGGTTGAGTGATGGAGCTGTGTATTAGGTACCTATTTCGATGTATTTTAACATTGGTATTGCAGCTGCAATACTAAAGCTGGTGGTAAGATGTGCGGTATGTGAGATCATGGAAgatcaaatcttttttttttttttttttttttttttgagaaacatGCCAAACCTTTGCTGAGAGAAAGTGAATAATAAAGGGTCTTCCCAGAATCTCGCTGGCTGTTGGTCT
Encoded here:
- the LOC115366594 gene encoding serine/threonine-protein kinase PLK4-like, which gives rise to MALKYIHDKQLLHKDLKPESVFLTEFGTVCLGGFGRVGENSTSPSATNSNSSDKGAVSYLAPETLTDGDYNSKSDIWSVGCILYELCTLTLAFSAETTIKLIPKILCGSYPSLPECYSPELRVLLSDIFSKDPKLRPTASEILGRPFIIHFLSAKSKETVKELQTNLDKLRTVADGLERVHQGTTIGSLTGGVIGAAGGITSIVGLILTPFTLGASLVVTGVGIGVAAAGGLTAGVSNITNMVNQSSDRKTIRRIIQEFQEKIEAVVMWVQEISEGLELLRRNCDSADSEGSIVSQEMLARLGLRAGRGLAGVAELVRLIQVMNIGKVAAQTARAVRVAEVAGGVLAGLFVAADVFFIAMDAKEIHSIRQAKAAEAAIATDRACSETVPENYTTVSESRSDRAALVPNTEKSTTEQKAQSTAEADTIKSEIMKFVQSIRQTAEKLQQVLKDLDSIIPDIPSSPSPEG